One Anaerolineae bacterium DNA window includes the following coding sequences:
- a CDS encoding iron-containing alcohol dehydrogenase, with product MKICKFVMPEVIFGPGSLGQIAECAQRLGAEKIFLVTDEGVRRAGWVDKAVAVLKDWGMNFELWSQVTPNPKDYEVEEGAQQYLAAGCDAIVGLGGGSPMVRRRHMLSRLT from the coding sequence ATGAAAATCTGCAAGTTTGTGATGCCGGAGGTGATCTTCGGCCCAGGGTCTTTGGGGCAGATCGCCGAGTGCGCTCAACGGTTGGGGGCCGAAAAGATATTTCTGGTCACCGATGAGGGCGTGCGGCGCGCCGGCTGGGTGGACAAAGCCGTTGCTGTCCTGAAGGATTGGGGGATGAATTTCGAGCTGTGGAGCCAGGTCACCCCCAACCCCAAGGACTATGAGGTTGAGGAAGGCGCACAGCAGTATCTGGCGGCCGGCTGTGACGCCATTGTCGGCTTGGGCGGGGGCAGTCCCATGGTGAGACGCCGGCACATGCTGTCACGCCTGAC
- a CDS encoding GAF domain-containing sensor histidine kinase, which yields MGAAGPDGSISLTYITRLLQNDRVVGLLILEFLLLALVMALNEWRHGTHTEARRLSATFAALAALRLPLLIPGLPQAFPPAYSLIEGFSLILLAWSFSRSAFHDHELADRLRNILLLLAGLAAGIWVARWLWPDGTRDSPMEWSTIVWHLATAGLAGVTTWFLAASRREHRALLSLAFGFLTLGHAGVVLGYPTALRASGALVYPLFTLAIYQTITGDLRAYGSELRSLSRRSLDHTKERILLLELSRLVRSPLDELTLLKVVADYSGPVFNLDGLVVLLKDEGNSSEGWPVAARYQSLNAQLPETAQTHVYPDQLPPLKDAVAEGRQVLLTAAEMDEANNRIRIALQELLGQAPLGEVLIQPMLAGEQVMGALIGSRLAGHPPFTSEEFQLFEAVADLSAATLHHLRTFQNLIQAHAHLQNLNAQLQDAYQHLQDLDRLKSAFLGLVTHELRSPFAGIDLSLQVLKRYSKECPEPVREQFAQLELSIHEASGKVDALVSFASLLGRQELLTTTMLDFAEVVDQVVLVLGPLAQSRQVILRVSGGRPVIIEGNLERLREALQHLVHNAIKFNKPGGQVFISYGIEGDMLTCQVRDTGPGIPPEQLSSIWQGFYQASDPVRRGVEGLGLGLALVKLIIESHHGEVAAESTPGEGSTFRFHIPLRQPARVEQADDGPLTMNDEEA from the coding sequence ATGGGGGCGGCCGGCCCAGACGGGTCCATTTCCCTTACCTACATCACGCGCTTGCTCCAGAACGATCGCGTTGTCGGACTCCTGATACTGGAGTTCCTGCTCCTCGCCCTGGTCATGGCGCTGAACGAGTGGAGACACGGCACGCACACCGAGGCGCGCCGGCTTTCCGCGACCTTCGCCGCGCTGGCGGCTCTGCGCCTTCCGCTCCTGATCCCAGGACTCCCCCAGGCCTTCCCGCCGGCCTATTCCCTCATCGAAGGCTTCAGCCTGATCCTGCTGGCCTGGTCCTTCTCCCGCTCCGCTTTCCATGACCACGAGCTGGCCGACCGGCTCCGCAATATCCTGCTCCTTCTCGCCGGCCTGGCCGCAGGGATATGGGTCGCGCGGTGGCTTTGGCCTGACGGCACGCGCGACAGCCCCATGGAATGGAGCACCATCGTCTGGCACCTGGCCACGGCCGGCCTGGCCGGGGTGACGACATGGTTCCTGGCCGCCAGCCGGCGCGAACACCGTGCTCTCCTCTCCCTGGCCTTCGGGTTCCTCACCCTGGGACACGCCGGCGTGGTGCTGGGATATCCCACCGCCCTGCGAGCCAGCGGCGCACTGGTGTATCCGCTCTTCACCCTGGCGATCTACCAGACCATTACCGGAGACCTGCGGGCTTATGGGAGCGAGCTTCGCTCCCTCAGCCGGCGTTCCCTCGACCACACCAAAGAGCGCATACTGCTCCTGGAACTGAGCCGGCTGGTGCGCTCTCCGCTCGATGAACTCACTTTGCTGAAGGTAGTGGCCGATTACAGCGGGCCGGTCTTCAACTTGGACGGGCTGGTCGTGCTCCTCAAGGATGAAGGGAACAGCTCCGAGGGCTGGCCCGTCGCGGCCCGTTACCAGTCCCTCAACGCCCAGCTCCCCGAGACGGCCCAGACCCATGTGTACCCGGACCAGCTTCCCCCGCTGAAAGACGCGGTAGCGGAGGGCCGGCAGGTCCTGCTGACTGCCGCGGAGATGGACGAGGCCAATAACCGCATCCGCATCGCCCTGCAGGAACTGCTGGGGCAGGCCCCGCTGGGCGAAGTGCTCATCCAGCCAATGCTGGCCGGCGAACAGGTCATGGGAGCCCTCATTGGCAGTCGTCTTGCCGGCCACCCCCCTTTCACCAGCGAGGAATTCCAGCTCTTCGAAGCGGTCGCCGACCTCTCCGCCGCCACCCTGCACCACCTGCGCACCTTCCAGAACCTCATCCAGGCGCATGCCCACCTGCAGAACCTGAACGCCCAGCTCCAGGACGCCTATCAACATCTTCAGGACCTGGACCGGCTGAAATCGGCGTTCCTCGGCCTGGTGACCCATGAACTGCGCAGTCCCTTCGCCGGCATTGACCTTTCACTGCAGGTCCTGAAGCGATACAGCAAGGAATGCCCCGAACCCGTGCGCGAGCAGTTCGCCCAGCTTGAGCTCAGCATTCACGAGGCCAGCGGGAAGGTGGATGCGCTGGTGTCCTTCGCCAGCCTGCTGGGCCGGCAGGAACTGCTCACCACAACAATGCTGGACTTCGCCGAGGTGGTGGATCAGGTGGTGCTGGTGCTGGGCCCACTGGCGCAGTCGCGCCAGGTGATCCTGCGGGTCAGCGGCGGCCGGCCGGTGATCATAGAGGGCAATCTGGAGCGGCTGAGAGAAGCCCTACAGCACCTGGTGCATAACGCCATCAAGTTCAATAAGCCCGGCGGACAGGTCTTCATCTCATATGGGATAGAGGGGGATATGCTGACCTGTCAGGTGCGGGACACCGGCCCCGGCATCCCCCCTGAACAGCTCTCCTCCATTTGGCAGGGCTTCTACCAGGCCAGCGACCCTGTGCGCAGGGGGGTGGAAGGGTTGGGGCTGGGACTGGCCCTGGTGAAACTGATCATCGAATCGCACCACGGCGAGGTAGCGGCGGAAAGCACCCCCGGCGAGGGCAGTACCTTCCGCTTCCACATCCCACTGCGACAGCCGGCGCGGGTGGAACAGGCGGACGATGGACCATTGACCATGAACGATGAGGAGGCATGA
- a CDS encoding Ldh family oxidoreductase, with translation MMEKRYIPVEVLQRFMFDVFTGLGVPAEDAAICADVLITADLRGIESHGIGRLKYYYDRIKAGVQRTITEVTVVRETETTAVLDGNHGMGHVIAYRAMRMAIEKARRGGLGAVAVRNSTHFGIAGYYPLMAVKEGMMGLTVTNARPAIAPTFGTEPMLGTNPIAFAAPTDLPYPFCFDAATSITQRGKIEVLEREETPAPAGWVINPNGEPVTDPTTILRDLDTGNAALLPLGGAGELMGGHKGYGLAVMVEILSASLQEGAFLKDLLGKAPDGSRRPYMLGHFFLALDIEHFIPLEVSRRITTQILLDLQRSRKAPGCERIYVAGEKEYEMEQERRRTGIPVNENLKRELQYMRDELGIAGYEAYF, from the coding sequence ATGATGGAAAAACGGTATATACCTGTCGAGGTGCTTCAGCGCTTCATGTTCGACGTGTTCACCGGTCTGGGGGTGCCGGCGGAGGATGCCGCCATCTGCGCGGATGTGCTCATCACCGCCGACCTGCGCGGCATCGAGTCGCACGGCATCGGCCGGCTGAAATATTACTACGACCGCATCAAGGCCGGCGTGCAGAGGACCATCACCGAGGTGACTGTGGTCCGGGAGACGGAAACCACCGCCGTGCTGGACGGCAACCACGGCATGGGACATGTCATCGCATATCGCGCCATGCGCATGGCCATCGAGAAGGCGCGCCGCGGGGGACTGGGCGCCGTGGCGGTGCGCAACAGCACGCACTTCGGCATCGCCGGCTACTATCCCCTCATGGCCGTGAAGGAGGGCATGATGGGCCTGACGGTCACCAACGCCCGGCCGGCCATCGCCCCCACCTTCGGCACCGAACCCATGCTGGGCACTAACCCCATCGCCTTCGCCGCGCCCACCGACCTGCCCTATCCCTTCTGCTTCGACGCCGCCACCTCCATCACCCAGCGGGGTAAAATCGAGGTGCTGGAACGAGAGGAGACGCCGGCGCCGGCGGGCTGGGTCATCAACCCGAATGGGGAGCCGGTGACCGACCCCACCACCATCCTGCGGGACCTGGACACGGGGAACGCGGCGCTCCTGCCGCTGGGCGGCGCCGGCGAGCTGATGGGCGGCCATAAAGGCTACGGCCTGGCGGTTATGGTCGAAATCCTCTCGGCCTCCCTGCAGGAAGGGGCCTTCCTCAAGGACCTGCTGGGCAAGGCCCCCGATGGAAGCCGCCGGCCCTATATGCTGGGACACTTTTTCCTGGCGCTCGACATCGAGCACTTCATCCCGCTGGAGGTCTCACGCCGCATCACCACGCAGATCCTGCTGGACCTCCAGCGCTCGCGCAAAGCGCCGGGCTGTGAGCGGATATATGTCGCCGGCGAGAAGGAGTACGAGATGGAGCAGGAGCGCCGGCGCACCGGCATCCCGGTGAACGAGAACCTTAAGCGTGAGCTTCAGTATATGCGCGACGAACTGGGCATCGCCGGCTATGAGGCGTACTTCTAG
- a CDS encoding prepilin peptidase has translation MATAIYIILGLLTGQFLAWCADRLPAERDLGWHAGCPHCGRPLPADMSAPARWLVLLGWRTCPFEGGRWRWRTLALTAITAAGFGYLWSLYGWTAELIVKTMYWAIFALVTVIDLERRLILNVVVFPACLLALAGALLTPEPGIRRAVLGGITGFLMLFVIYLLGALFARVMARLRGRPINEVAFGAGDVKLALFIGLVTGLPGVIFALVIGIFLGGLFAGAYLLWMLLVRRRYSAFTAIPYGPFLVIGALVMMLYGPAIIQWYAG, from the coding sequence ATGGCCACAGCGATATATATCATCCTCGGCCTGCTGACCGGGCAGTTCCTGGCCTGGTGCGCCGACCGCCTGCCGGCGGAGCGCGATCTGGGCTGGCATGCCGGCTGTCCCCATTGCGGACGACCTCTTCCCGCAGATATGTCCGCGCCGGCCCGCTGGCTGGTCCTGCTGGGCTGGCGCACCTGCCCTTTCGAGGGTGGGCGCTGGCGCTGGCGCACCCTCGCGCTGACGGCCATCACCGCCGCCGGCTTCGGCTACCTATGGTCTCTCTACGGCTGGACGGCGGAACTCATCGTCAAGACCATGTACTGGGCCATCTTCGCGCTGGTGACGGTCATTGACCTGGAGCGCCGGCTTATCCTGAACGTGGTGGTATTCCCGGCCTGCCTGCTGGCGCTGGCCGGCGCCCTGCTGACGCCAGAGCCGGGCATCCGCCGCGCGGTGCTGGGCGGCATCACCGGCTTCTTGATGTTGTTCGTGATTTACCTGCTGGGGGCGCTGTTTGCCAGGGTCATGGCGCGCCTGCGCGGCCGGCCCATTAATGAGGTGGCATTCGGGGCCGGTGATGTCAAGCTGGCGCTGTTCATTGGGCTGGTAACCGGTCTCCCCGGGGTTATTTTCGCCTTGGTGATCGGCATATTCCTCGGGGGGCTGTTCGCCGGCGCGTACCTGTTGTGGATGTTGCTGGTGCGCCGGCGCTATTCCGCCTTCACCGCCATCCCCTACGGTCCCTTCCTGGTCATCGGCGCGCTGGTGATGATGCTCTACGGCCCAGCGATAATCCAGTGGTACGCGGGGTGA